In Euphorbia lathyris chromosome 10, ddEupLath1.1, whole genome shotgun sequence, a single genomic region encodes these proteins:
- the LOC136209960 gene encoding iridoid oxidase-like codes for MELSFGHLLALLALLFVIILIKSKSRRLDVKLRPPGPPAWPIFGNIFDLGTLPHHTFHKLRSKYGAVIWLKLGFTNTLVIQSAKAAEQLFKNHDVLSSDRKVPDAFTAHDYYQGSLSLCRYGSNWRNRRRLVTLGLMTSMKIKESANVRRQCIDKMIQFIEEDAAAARAKGESGEIVVSKYVFVMTFNLMGNLIFSKDLVDSRSEEGSEFFDAMDMVMKWSGKPNLVDFFPILRAFDPQRIRENMEIELGRTINIVKKFVMERIEDQKSMKERDVKDFLDTILEHESNGKEGSDNVSHDMLILILEMFFGGTETTSGTTEWVMMELFRSPESMRKVKEELNRVVGPKRKVEESDLDELPYLHAIIKETMRLHPILPLLISRNTLEETKFMGYVIPKDTQVFVNVWAIGRDPDAWEDPLSFKPERFLGSNIDYRGQNFELLPFGSGRRVCVGFPLAHRVLHFAVASLLHCFDWEIDRNSAAEAIDMNEKFGFTAKKLIPFRAIPKKKIIA; via the exons ATGGAGTTGAGCTTTGGGCATCTGCTTGCCTTGCTTGCTCTTCTGTTTGTGATAATTCTGATTAAGAGCAAGTCAAGGCGACTCGATGTAAAGCTGAGACCGCCAGGGCCACCAGCTTGGCCAATCTTCGGTAACATCTTCGATCTAGGGACATTACCGCACCATACTTTTCACAAACTTAGATCCAAATATGGTGCTGTGATTTGGTTAAAACTCGGTTTCACTAACACACTTGTTATTCAATCTGCAAAAGCAGCAGAACAGCTTTTCAAGAATCATGATGTTCTATCTTCAGACAGGAAAGTTCCTGATGCTTTCACAGCTCATGACTACTACCAGGGATCTCTTTCTCTATGCCGGTATGGCTCCAATTGGCGCAATCGACGCCGTTTGGTCACGCTTGGCCTCATGACTAGCATGAAAATCAAAGAGTCTGCTAATGTTCGGCGACAATGCATCGACAAGATGATACAATTCATCGAGGAAGATGCAGCAGCCGCTCGTGCTAAAGGAGAATCAGGAGAAATAGTGGTGTCTAAGTATGTTTTTGTTATGACATTTAACTTAATGGGAAACCTTATTTTCTCCAAGGATCTTGTGGATTCTCGTTCAGAAGAAGGTTCTGAGTTCTTTGATGCAATGGACATGGTGATGAAATGGAGTGGGAAGCCTAATCTAGTCGATTTCTTTCCGATTTTAAGAGCGTTTGATCCGCAGAGGATCAGGGAAAACATGGAAATTGAGTTGGGACGAACTATAAACATAGTGAAAAAGTTTGTGATGGAAAGGATTGAAGATCAAAAATCAATGAAAGAAAGAGATGTTAAAGACTTTTTGGATACAATTTTGGAGCATGAAAGCAATGGAAAAGAAGGATCTGATAATGTCTCTCATGATATGCTCATACTCATACTG GAAATGTTTTTTGGTGGAACAGAAACTACGAGCGGAACTACTGAATGGGTGATGATGGAGCTGTTCCGCAGCCCTGAATCAATGAGAAAAGTTAAAGAAGAACTTAATCGAGTTGTCGGACCCAAAAGGAAAGTTGAAGAGAGCGACTTGGATGAACTTCCATATTTGCACGCAATAATCAAAGAAACAATGAGATTACATCCCATACTTCCATTGTTAATTTCACGAAACACATTAGAAGAAACAAAATTCATGGGATATGTCATACCTAAAGATACGCAGGTCTTTGTAAACGTATGGGCAATAGGAAGAGACCCAGATGCTTGGGAGGATCCATTGAGTTTCAAGCCTGAAAGATTTTTAGGCTCTAATATTGATTATAGAGGGCAAAACTTCGAGTTACTTCCGTTCGGATCTGGAAGACGGGTCTGTGTTGGGTTCCCATTGGCTCATCGCGTACTTCACTTCGCAGTTGCATCTTTGCTTCACTGTTTCGATTGGGAGATTGATAGGAATTCTGCTGCAGAAGCCATAGACATGAatgaaaagtttggatttacagCTAAGAAGCTTATACCCTTCAGAGCTATACCAAAGAAGAAGATCATTGCATAA
- the LOC136209961 gene encoding iridoid oxidase-like, whose protein sequence is MELSFGHLLALFALLLVIILIKSKSRRLDVKLRPPGPRAWPIFGNIFDLRALPHQTFHKLRSKYGAVIWLRLGFTNTLVIQSAKAAEHLFKNHDVQFSDRKVSDAFTAHNYNQGSVSMCHYGSNWRILRRLVTLGLMTSKKIIDSVNVRRNCIDKMIRFIEEDAAVARSRGESGEIVVSRYVFVMTFNLMGNLIFSKDLVDTHLEEGSEFFGAMDMVMKWGGKPNLVDFFPSLRAFDPQRIRKNMEFDLGRTLKIVEKFVMERIEDRKSVKERGEGDFLDTILENENGKEGADKISTHNMIIIILEMFFGGTETTSGTSEWVMVELFRSPESMRKVKEELNRVVGTKRKVEENDLDELPYLQAVIKETMRLHPVLPLLVPRNTLEETKFMGYVIPKGTQVFVNTWGIGRDPDTWEDPLSFKPERFLSSNIDYRGQNFELLPFGSGRRICVGYPLAHRILHLTVATLLHCFEWEIDTNSAAEVMDMNEKYGFTVKKLIPFRAIPKKKTIAEWE, encoded by the exons ACGAGCTTGGCCAATCTTCGGTAACATCTTCGATCTAAGAGCATTACCACACCAGACTTTTCACAAACTCAGATCCAAATACGGTGCTGTGATTTGGTTAAGACTCGGTTTCACTAACACACTTGTTATTCAATCTGCAAAAGCCGCGGAACATCTTTTCAAAAATCATGATGTTCAATTCTCAGACAGGAAAGTTTCTGATGCTTTCACAGCTCATAACTACAACCAAGGATCAGTTTCAATGTGTCATTACGGTTCCAATTGGCGCATTCTTCGCCGTCTAGTCACACTTGGCCTCATGACAAGCAAGAAAATCATTGATTCTGTTAATGTTCGGCGAAATTGCATCGACAAGATGATACGTTTCATCGAGGAAGATGCAGCAGTAGCTCGTTCTAGAGGCGAATCAGGAGAAATAGTGGTGTCTAGGTATGTTTTTGTTATGACATTTAACTTAATGGGGAACCTTATTTTTTCTAAGGATCTTGTGGATACTCATTTGGAAGAAGGTTCTGAGTTCTTTGGGGCAATGGATATGGTGATGAAATGGGGTGGGAAGCCTAATTTAGTCGATTTTTTCCCGAGCTTAAGAGCGTTTGATCCGCAGAGGATTAGGAAAAACATGGAGTTTGATTTGGGAAGAACTTTGAAGATAGTGGAAAAGTTTGTGATGGAAAGGATTGAAGATAGAAAATCAGTGAAAGAAAGAGGTGAAGGAGATTTTTTGGATACAATCTTGGAGAATGAAAATGGAAAAGAAGGAGCTGATAAGATCTCAACTCACAATATGATCATAATTATACTG GAAATGTTTTTTGGTGGAACAGAAACTACAAGTGGAACTTCTGAATGGGTGATGGTGGAACTGTTTCGCAGCCCTGAATCAATGAGAAAAGTTAAAGAAGAACTCAATCGAGTTGTCGGAACCAAAAGGAAAGTTGAAGAGAACGACTTGGATGAACTTCCATATTTGCAGGCAGTAATCAAAGAAACAATGAGGTTACATCCTGTTCTTCCATTGTTAGTTCCACGAAACACATTAGAAGAAACAAAATTCATGGGATATGTGATACCTAAAGGTACACAGGTCTTTGTAAACACATGGGGAATAGGAAGAGACCCGGATACTTGGGAAGATCCATTGAGTTTTAAGCCTGAAAGATTTTTAAGCTCTAATATTGATTATAGAGGTCAAAACTTCGAGTTACTTCCTTTTGGATCTGGAAGAAGGATTTGTGTGGGATATCCATTGGCTCATCGGATACTTCACCTTACAGTTGCCACTTTGCTTCACTGTTTCGAATGGGAGATTGATACGAATTCTGCTGCAGAGGTCATGGACATGAATGAAAAGTATGGATTCACAGTTAAGAAGCTTATACCCTTTAGAGCTATACCAAAGAAGAAGACCATTGCAGAATGGGAATGA